In Streptomyces violaceusniger Tu 4113, one DNA window encodes the following:
- a CDS encoding 1-aminocyclopropane-1-carboxylate deaminase, with translation MSLDDFERHPLLFGPSPIHPLDRLSERLGGARVWAKREDCNSGLAFGGNKTRKLEYLVPDALRKGADTLVSIGGVQSNHTRQVAAVAAKLGLKAVLVQESWVDWPDSVNDKVGNILLSRIMGARVQLADAGFGIGFKDSWARALEDVRAAGGTPYPIPAGASDHPLGGLGFANWAREVQAQERELGVFFDTIVVCSVTGSTQAGMIAGFAGQDRPRRVLGIDASAKVAETHAQVEKIARETAALIGLGRELRDEEITVLEGWAGELYGVPVDSTLDAIRLTGSLEGVILDPVYEGKSMAGLIDLVRDGDIPKDSNVLYAHLGGQPALNAYSGAFR, from the coding sequence ATGTCCCTCGATGACTTCGAGCGCCATCCCCTGCTGTTCGGCCCCAGCCCCATCCACCCCCTGGACCGGCTGAGCGAGCGGCTCGGCGGGGCGCGCGTCTGGGCCAAGCGCGAGGACTGCAACAGCGGGCTGGCCTTCGGCGGCAACAAGACCCGCAAGCTGGAGTACCTCGTCCCCGACGCGCTCCGGAAGGGCGCGGACACTCTGGTGAGCATCGGCGGTGTGCAGTCCAACCACACCCGCCAGGTCGCCGCGGTGGCGGCGAAGCTGGGGCTGAAGGCCGTACTGGTGCAGGAGAGCTGGGTGGACTGGCCCGACTCCGTCAACGACAAGGTCGGCAACATCCTGCTCTCACGGATCATGGGCGCGCGGGTGCAACTGGCCGACGCCGGATTCGGCATCGGCTTCAAGGACAGCTGGGCCCGCGCCCTGGAGGACGTCCGCGCCGCGGGCGGCACGCCGTATCCGATCCCCGCCGGGGCCTCCGACCATCCGCTGGGCGGTCTGGGCTTCGCCAACTGGGCCCGCGAGGTCCAGGCGCAGGAGCGGGAGCTGGGCGTCTTCTTCGACACCATCGTGGTGTGCAGCGTCACCGGCTCCACCCAGGCGGGCATGATCGCGGGCTTCGCGGGGCAGGACCGCCCCCGCCGGGTGCTGGGCATCGACGCCTCCGCCAAGGTGGCCGAGACCCATGCCCAGGTGGAGAAGATCGCACGCGAGACCGCCGCTCTGATCGGCCTCGGCCGGGAGCTGCGCGATGAGGAGATCACCGTGCTGGAGGGCTGGGCCGGGGAGCTCTACGGCGTCCCGGTCGACTCCACCCTCGACGCGATCCGGCTCACCGGAAGCCTCGAAGGGGTGATCCTCGACCCGGTCTACGAGGGCAAGTCCATGGCCGGGCTCATCGACCTGGTCCGCGACGGCGACATACCCAAGGACTCCAACGTGCTCTACGCCCACCTCGGCGGCCAGCCCGCGCTCAACGCCTACAGCGGCGCCTTCCGCTGA